The Tautonia plasticadhaerens nucleotide sequence CGGCTGGTTGCATCCGGTTCACTCCTGCGGCTCGACCCGGGTCACCTTGACGGGGGGTAGGTCGGGAAGCTCGACGTCCTCGAGCAGGCGGCCGATCGACTGCCAGGTGAAGGTGTCGTCGTCGACCCGGCGGAGGATGTTGGTTTCGAAGAGGGTCCGGCCGTCGGTCAAGGTGCCGGCCGCTTCGAGGACCCAGTGGTCGCCATCGGGGTGCCAGTCGGCCTCGCCGATGCCCCCGCCGGCCTCGAAGGTCCAGGAGTGGAGGGCCCCGGTCTCGGGGTCGTGCCCGATGACCTGAGTCCCGCCGAGGTCCATCGCCCGCTCCTTGAGGGTGAACTTCGCCTGGAGGAACGCCTCCCCCGGGGCCCACTCGTAGGTCGTCCGGATCTCGGCCGCCTCGCCGGCCGCCGACCGCCACTCGCCGACGAGCCAGGCCAGGTCCCCGACCGAGGGCCCGCCGCCGGGAGACTCCTCCAGCTGGGCCATCAGCCATCGCCCGCCCTCCCGGACGAGCAGGGCGGAGTAGGCGGCCCGGGTCTCCGGCTCCGCCGGTCCTCGACGGACGGCCACGGCCCCCTCCTCGATCGCGGTGCCGTCGGAGAGGAACCGGATCGGACCCGGCCGGACCTCGGCCGTGACCTCGGGCGTGGCGGCGAAGAAGGCGGCGAACCCGGCCCGGAGCGCCGCCCTGCCCCGGATCCGCTTGCCCCCCTCGTCGAGGTACTCGCCCTGGGCGGTCCAGTGCGAGGCGAGGGCCTCGGCGTCCCGGGCCTCGAACGCCGCCTCGAAGGAGCGCATCGCCGCCCGGATGGACTCGCGGTCCTCCCGCCGGGCCTCGGGGGAATCGAGGTCGGTATCGGCTTCCACGTCCGCATTCTCTTGCGGCCGCTCGGCCGTCGGTGCGACGGGACAGGCCGGACCGACGTCCGGTGTCAGCAGGGCGGCGAGGGTGGCCAGGGCCGTGAGCCTGGCCGCTCGGGAGGGGGTCGGCCGGTTCATGGGCAGGTCCTCAACAAGGGTGGGCATGGGGGGGGGAACTCGGTCGGGCCCGTCATTCGGCGTCCCCGGGCCCGTCGGGGTGTCCGGCCAGGAGGTCGGTCGGCTCGACGCCGATCGGACCGGGCCTTGGTTGGCTTGCCGGCGACGGCCTTCCCCTCCCCCGATCGGCGGGTTTCGAGGGCAAGCCGCCTTCGACCCTGGCATGATCGCCGTCCTCGGCGAGGGAGGGGTCGCCTTGAGGTCGTCGGCGCTTGCCGACGTCCGCGACGGGACGGCCGCCTTCGGGCCTGGACCCGGGCCGGCGAGCGGCCAGCCCGGCGTCGGCGGCCTACCCGGCCTCGGGAGGGACATCCGATGGGGCTTGGACCCTCGACGTCGGCCCGGGGAGGGGGTCCCGGACGGGCCGATCCGCCGGGTAAGGGGCCGACGCGGTCCTCCCGCGTCGGCCCGGGCGGAGGTTCAGCGGGCCGGGGCCTTGGCGACGGTCATCTGATCCCACTGCATGTTGCCGAAGAGCGCGGTGGGGGGGGCGGGCCCCTGGTTGGGCTGCCCACCAGCGGGGGCCACCGCCTGGGTCGGCTGCGGGGCGGGGGGCGCGCCGCCGGCCATGGACATCACCCGGGAGCGCAATTCGGTGAGCTCCGGGTAGAGGGTGTTGATGTAGAGGAGCTTCTCGTCCCCCTCTTCGGCCTTGCCGAACTGGAGGCTATAGGCGTGCATGAAGTTCAGGGCGTTGACCAGGGGGACCTCCTTGACCTCCCGGACCTTCTCCAGTATCTCCTCGATGTTGTTCTTGCGGGTCATCTGCAGGAGGCCGACGTGCGCCTTGAGGTACCGCTCGGCCTCGGCGAAGTCGGGGCCCCGGAGTTGGGACTTGGCCAGGGATCGCATCTGCTGGAGGATGTTGATCCCCTCGTCGATCATCTCGTCGGGCAGGTGCTGGCCGTCGGGGATGGCCCGGGCCTTCTGGACGAGGGCCAGGTACTGGTCGCGATAGGGCTTGAACTCGGCCGACGAGAGCGAGTCGGGCCAGTCCTCGCCCGCCAGCCGCTCGATCGAGATGACGATGCCCTGGGCGGCGGAGTCCAGGGGGATCGTCCGGACCTGCTCGGAGGTGAGGATCAGGTCCTGGCCGGCCTGGACGAGCAGGTCGTGCGGGATCTTCGGGTTGGTCAGCCAGTGGAAGACGGCGTTCACGGCGTCGCCGTCGACGATATCCTGGTCGGTGGCGTTGTTGAGGTGGCGGTCCTGGATCGCCTGCCGGCCCTTCGCGTCGAGCTGCTGCTGCTGCGCCATCTGGTCGTAGTATTCCTGATGGTTGCGCTCATTGCACTGATAGACGTAGTCGTTGAACTGCATGGCCGTGTTGGCGTTGATCGATCGGGCCTCGGCCGACTGCTCGTTATACTGGCCGGCCCCGGCGGCGAAATTGCCCATGCCGTAGGCCCGGGTGCCCTGGATGCTGGAGCCGCCGCCCCAGCCTCCCCAGCCGTACTGGGCCTCGCCGGTCGAAGCCAGGAGCAGTCCGAGCAGCCCGGAGAGGGTGGTAATGGTGATTCGACGGATCATGGTGCGTTCCTCGGGGAGAATCCCGCCGGTTCGGGGAGGGTCACGCTGCCCTCTCCCGTCCCGGCCTGACGACTCGCTGATTGACCGATCGTTCGGCGACGCCCCGGGGGTTTCCGATCACGGCGTCGATCCGGCCCGGGGCCCTCCGGATCGGCGACGGGGTCCATCGAGACGCGATTCAATCGGCCTTCGAGACGTCCGGCGGCGTCCACGAGCCGTCCTCCGCCGTGAAAGGATAGAGCGCGTCCTGGGGCCGATTGGCGCCGAGGCCGATCGCCGTGACGAAGGCCCACTGGGGGTAATTGGTGCCGTGAAGGCCGGCCTTCGCCGAGAAGTTCCGGCCGTTGACCTCGGCGGTCCCCCCCCCGCCGGGCCCCGTGATCGCGTCGGGCTGGGCACCTGTTCCGGCCGTCCGGGAGCCGGGGACCTGGAACACGTCGGTCCAGCCGCCGAGCATCGGTTTCAGGAAATCGCGGGCCCCGGCGTCGGGGACGCGGGGGGCGTGCGGGCCGTCGGAGGGGTCGAGCCAGGCGAGCGGAGCGGGCGTGTCGGCGTTCGGCGCCGTGACCGCCGTGTCCTCCGGCGTCGGGCAGGCCCGGAGGTGGGCGAACCGGCCCATCGGGGCGTCACTCCCGGTCGGGGAGGCGACGTTAGTCATCACCCGTCGCGTGAGCTCCATGGTCACCCGCGGGTCGCCGTAGATGTCGGGCGCCGTCCCGATCCGGTGGGCCTCCTCGGGGGAGATCGGGCCCCGGCCCTGGGCGGCCGTCGCGGCGGGGGGCATCGCGGTGAGCGAGCAGATCGAGGTCGATTGGAGGGCACTCACGGGCGATTTCCTTGAACCGGGTGGTCGGTCGTGTGGGCCGGCGCCCGGGGCCGAGGCGGGGCTCATCGCGAGGGCGCCGGGCCGTCGGGGACGCCGTCGGACGCGCCGGGGGGATCCATCGGTCGGGGGCGGCCCGCCGGGACCTGCTCGTTCGAGAGGATGATGGGCCGGTCGAGGAGGCCGCCGGGCCGAGCATGGGCGACCAGCAGGGCTTCGACGCGACGCCGAAGCTCGTCGTCGGGCCCGCACTCGCGGTCGAGCGCGGCGGCGCGACCCCTCGGTGAGGGATGGTCGAGCGCCATCAGGAAGACGGCCTGGACGCGCGCCGGGTCGGGGGTCATGGGGTGGTCCTCGCATCGCGTGCCACCTCCAATCCGCCGTCCGCCCGCGTCGCTGTCGAAGAAAAACCGGGATCGGTGGAAATCGGCCGGGAGCGACCCCGGCGGGATGGGGACGGGCGGGGTGGGGCATGGTGGGTCCTCGGGCGGCGGCTCAGGGGGAGGCCATCGCCTCGATCGTCCGCCCTCGGGACCCTCGCCAGCGTTCGAGCCACTCGTCCGCCGACAGGTTGACCGTCCCTCCCCCGTCGTGAAGCCGTTGGCCGGAGAGGAGTTCGGCCTGGTGGCAGAGGGCGACCGGGTCGACCGCGTCGCCGGGCGCGAGTCCGGAGAGGTCGATCACGGCCAGGGCGCCCAGGAACCCGCCGACCACCGCGTGGCGGCCGTCCGGGGCGGCGACGATGCTCATCGGGTTGCCGTCGAGCCGGAGGGGGGGCATGAGGGGCTTGCCCGAGCGCCAGTCCCAGGCCCGGGCCGTGGCGTCGTTCCCCACCGAGAGCACCAGGCGCCCGTCGGGAGAGAAGACGGCCTCGACGGCGTCCTTCTCGTGCTCGAACGGGGGGCAGGCGAGCCGGCCGGCCTCCCAGTCCCAGACCCGGACCTCGCGGTCCCGGCAGGCGGTCGCCAGCAGCCTCCCGTCGGGGCTGAACGCGGCGGAATAGACGATGTCCGGGTGCTCGGGAAGCTCGGCCACGGTTGCCCCGGTCTCGACGTCCCGGACCCGGACCGAGCCGTCGTAGGACGCGGTCGCGAGGAGGAGGCCGTCCGGGGAGAATCGCACGTCGTGGCACTTGTCCTCGTGGCTGATGGGGGCGAACCGGGGCCGGCCCGAGTCGGCCTCCCAGGCGCGGAGGTCGTTGCCCATGCCCCAGGTCAGGATCGATCGGCCGTCGGGGCTGTAGCGGGCCTCGCCGTTGTTGACCCAGTGGTGCGCGGGCTCGGGCTCGTGGGCCTGCCATCGGCGGACCTCCCGGCCGTCGGCCGGGTCGAAGACGAGCAGCTCGCCGCCGCCGCAGAGCACGGCGAGGCGCCGGCCGTCGGGGCGGTAGGCCAGGCTCCGGGGCTCGGAGGGCAGCCCCGACCGCCATCGCCGGCGGCCGGTCGACCAGTCCCAGCAGGAAGCCGAGGGGCCCTCCCCCGGGCCGCCGGCCCCCGAGCCGAGGACGGCGACCGACCGCCCGTCGGGCGAGAAGGCCGCGTCGATCACGACACCCCCGGCGGGGAAGCCCGGCCCCGCGGGCCGGCCGGTCGAGATGCGGTAGGCGCGGACGCTCCGGAGCCCCCGGTCCGGCTCGAACGAGACCCCGGTCGGGATCGCGAGGGTGCCGTCGGGGCTGATCGAGACGAACGACGCCGGGTTGTCCAGCGGGAGCCGGGCCTTGGGCGCCGCCTGCCGCGGCAGTCCCCAGAGGCGGATGAGGTCGCCGTCCTGGGTGGCGATCGCCCGCCCCCCCGGGGCGAACGCGACGAGCTGGACGGCGCGGTGCAGGTCCAGGGGCCGGGCCAGGGGCGTGCCGTCGGGGACGGACCAGAGACGGGCCGTGTTGTCGGTCGAGCCGGTCAGGAGCGTCCGGCCGTCGGGGCTGAAGCAGACGCCCGAGATCGTGTTCTCGTGCTCCAGGATCGGCCCGACCGGCTCGCCCGAGGAGAGCTCGAACACCCGGACATTGGCCGGGAGCATGTGCCCGAAGGCCGCGACGTATCGGCCGTCCGGGCTCGCCTCGACCCCGGCGATCCTCCCCGACAGCTCGGGGGATTCGAGCGTCCGGGTCACCTCGCCCGTCGCGGTCGACCGCCAGGTCAGGTCGCCTTCCCCTCCCCAGGTGATCAGCCCCCGGCCGCCGTCGACGAACATCGGGGGGGCGAAGAAGAGGCGGTCCCAGGGGCCTCGCGAGCCCGCCTGGAGGTGCCGCACCGGCGGCCAGGTCGGTTCGCCGTCCTCCTTGGGGAGGGCGAAGAGGCGGGCCTGCTGGTCGAGGCAGCCGGTGGCCAGCGAGCGGCCCTCCGGGTGGATCGCCAGCGTCGTGACCGCCTCGGGATGTTCGAGGGCCGGCGAGGCGAACGCGCCGGCTCGGACGTCCCAGACCCGGGCGACGTTGCCGCCGGCGATCGCCAGCAGCCGGCCGCCGTCGCCGAATTCCAGCAGCCGGATCCGGCCGGGGAACGGGATGCGGGTCGGCGGCCCTCCATCGGGAAACGGGCGGAGGACCACCCCCCCCTGCTCGTCTTCTCCTGCGAAGGCAATCCGGGAACCGTCGGGGCTCCAGGAGGCCGCCGTCGCCGAGTCCGGCCCGCCCGGGAACGGGATGGGCCGCTCGCGATCGAGGTCCCAGAGGGAATGCTCGGCATCCCGCGTCGAGCCGCCGATCACGGTCTTCGAGAGCAGGAAGTGCCCGCCCGGGTGGAAGCGGAGGCCCCCGGGCCAGGCCCCGTCGGCGACCACGGCCCGGAGCGGCCGGATCGCCCGATCGCCCCAGGTTCGGGACCGGATCGCGTTGCTCGACCGGCGGTCGGGATCGGCCTCCGCCTTCCGGGCGGCGTTGGCGAACCAGAGGGCCGCCCGGCCATAGTCGCCCTGGTCCCCGGCCGCGATGCCGCTGGCGGCGTACAGCTCGACGAGCGAGGCCTCGGCCTGGCGTCGGGCGTCGGCCTCGGCCGTCGCCCGGGTCGCGGCCAGGTCCCGGGCCCGGACCGCCTCTTGCCACTGCCAGAGCACGCCGATCAGGCCGAGGGCGGCGACCAGGACGACGGCCGCCGTCAAGGCGGCCGGCGACGGGTGCCGACGGCACCATCGCCAGGCCCGCTCCGCCGCCGAGACCCGACGGGCCACGATCGGCTCCCCCGCCAGGAATCGGGACAGGTCGTCGGCCAACGCCCCGGCCGACTCGTATCGCCGTGCCGGATCCTTCTGCAGGCACTTCAGGGCGATCGTCTCCAGGTCCCTCGGGACCCCGGGCACCAGCCGAGACGGCGGGATCGGCTCGACCGACCGGGTCTGTTCGAGCGTCTCTAGCAGGGTCGCCCCCTTGAACGGGGGCCGGCCGGTCAGCAGTTCGTAGAGGACGGCCCCCAGCGAATAGACGTCGGCCTTCGGGCCGCTGTGCCTGGTCTTGCCCTCGGCCTGCTCGGGGGCCATGTAGCTGGGGGAGCCCATGATCGCCTCGGTCGCCGTCAGGCCCGAGTCGACGCCCAGCGCCTTGGCCAGGCCGAAGTCCGAGAGCTTCGGCGAGCCGTCGGCCGCGATCAAGATGTTGGCCGGCTTGATGTCCCGGTGCACGACCTCCCGGCGGTGGGCCTCCGCGACGGCCCTGCCCAGCGGCTCGACCAGCCCGGCCGCCCGTCGGGCCTCCCAGGGGGTGCCGTCGAGCACGCGATCCAGCCCGCCGCCCTCGACGTACTCCAGCTCCAGGAAGGTCAGGCCGTCCCACTCGCCGACGTGGTAGATCTGGACGATGTTCGGGTGGTGGAGCCGGGCGATCGACTGGGCCTCGACCAGGAACCGGGCGGCGGCCTCCGGCCTCGCGTGGACGCCCCCGAGGATCATCTTCAACACGCAGGGGCGGTCCAGCACCACCTGGCGGGCCTTGTAGACCACCCCCATCCCCCCGCGTCCCAGCTCCCCCTGGACCTCGTAGCCGTCGACGACCGCCGCCGGGCGAACGGCCTCCTCCCGCCGTGCGGGCCGGCCGAGGATGCGGTCGAGGTCGAACTCGGGCTCGGATCGGCGGCCCTCGGCCGGTGCCGGGGCCGACGGCCTGGCCGTCGTCTCGTCCCCCGCGTACCAGGACCCCGAGCCGAGCGGCCCGGGGCCCGGGACGGCCTCGTCGGCGATCGGCCGGTCGAGCCGCGCATCGGGTCGGTGGTGGGCCCTCAGCAGCGCCTCGACCCGCCCCTTCAGCTCCGAGTCCGCGCCGCAAGCCCGGTCCAGGGCGTCGGGATACCCCTCGGGGTCGGGAAGCTCGACGACCTCGAGGAACACGCGCTGCACTCGGCTCGGGTCCAGGGGCATGAGGCGGCTCTCGCCGGGTTGGGATCGATCGTCGGGCGGTCCGGCGGCCGGGTTCAATCGCCGAGGTCGTCGCGGAGCCAGGCCCGGGCGTAGGTCCACTTCTTGCGGGCGAGGTAGACGGTGATCCCGAGCCCGGCGGCGACCTCCTCGTGCCCGAGCCCGGCGAACTGCCGAAGCTCGACCACCTTGGCCGCGACCGGGTCCTCGCCCGCCAGCCGGTCCAGGGCGTCGTCCAGCGCCAGCAACTGCTCGTCGGGGTCCGGACCGGGCGGGTCGTCGAGGTCGACCCGATGGAGCCCGCCGCCACGCTTCAGCCGGCGCTTGGCCCGGGCACGGTCGACCAGGATCCGCCGCATGGCCTCGGCCGCGGCGGCGAAGAAGTGGCCCCGGCCGTCCCAGAGGGGACCCGGGCCGTCCCCGACCAGCCGCAGGTAGGCCTCGTGCACCAGGGCCGTCGCCTGGAGCGACTGGCCCGGGGGGACGTGGGACAGCCGCCTCGCCGCCAGCCGACGCAGCTCGTCGTAGACCAGCGGCAGCAGGTCGCTCGCCGCGAGGGGCGCCTCCGAGGCCCGGGGATTCAGCGTCGCCGGTGCGTCGCCGTGTCGGTGTTCCATGGGAACCCACTCCGCACCGAATCGCGATCGGGAGGGCCGACGTTTCGCATGCCCGGGAGCTGCCCGGCCGGCCCGTGCGCCTCGGGCATTCCCGATTCCGGTTCACCATCCTACACCCCACCTCCTCCACCCGCATAGGCTCAAGAATTCTTGATGGGACGGGGCCATCCCCCCCCGACCGCCGGATGGATCGTCGATGGCCTTCGCCTTCGATGTCCTGAGGCCGCGGGGAATGCCCGGACTTCGGGCCGTCCCGGCGAGCGCGCAGGCGCCGCCCCGGGCGTCGGAGACCATGGATTGAAGCGACCCCGGGGGTCCCGACCGGTCGCCTCGGTGTCGGCACCCCCGGCGGTGGGCCCACCTCGAACACGGAAACCGGAGCCCCCGATCATGTCCCGAATCCTGTTCGCCCTCACCCTGGCGATCGTCGCCGCGGCCTCCTCCCCGGCGGCCGGTCGGGAGGAACCCCTCCCGTCCTGGGTCGACGGCCCGACGAAGCGGGCGATCCTCGAATTCGTCGGCCGGGTCTCGGACGAGGCCGGGCCCGGCTTCGTCCCCGTCGCCGACCGGATCGCCGTCTTCGACAACGACGGCACCCTCTGGTGCGAGCAGCCGGTCTACGTCCAGGCCGTCTTCATCCGGGACCGGGTCCGGGCCCTGGCCGAGCGGCACCCGGGATGGCGGGAGACGCCGCCCTACTCGGCCGTGCTGGACGGCGACCGGGACGCCCTCGCCGCCCTCGGCGAGAAGGGGGTCGCCGAACTCGTCTCGGCGACCCACGCGGGAATGACCGTCGAGGAGTTCCGCCGGATCGCCGAGGACTGGATCGCCTTGGCCGAGCACCCCCGGTTCGACCGGCCCTACACGGGGTGCGTCTACCAGCCCATGCTCGAACTGCTGGGATATCTGCGCTCGCACGGGTTCAAGACGTTCATCGTCTCGGGGGGCGGGGTCGAGTTCATGAGGCCCTGGACCGGCCCGGTCTACGGCATCCCCCCCGAGCAGGTGGTCGGCAGCACGATCCGGACCGCCTACCGGGAGGTCGACGGCCGGGCCGAGCTGGTCCGGCTGCCGGAGATCGACTTCATCGACGACAAGGCCGGCAAGCCCGTCGGCATCGGCCGGCACATCGGCCGGCGGCCGATCGCCGCCTTCGGCAACTCCGACGGCGACTACGAGATGCTCCGCTACGCCACCGAGGGGCCCGGCCCCCGACTCGGCCTGATCGTCCACCACACCGACGCCGATCGGGAGTACGCCTACGACCGGGACTCCCCGGTCGGCCGGCTGGACCGGGCGCTCGACGAGGCCGCCGACCGCGGCTGGGTCGTGGCCGACATGGCCCGGGACTGGGCCCGGGTCTTCCCGCCCCCCTCCTCGGCCGACGCCCGGCCCCCCGGGGAGGCCGGGGTGCCGGCGACGCCGACCGGGCCGATCCGGCCCGAGATGCCCTGAGCCGCACGGCCGGGGCGACCCGGCCTCAACCCCCGTCGTCGCCGGTGGGCACCGGCCGTGAGGCCCGACGACGCCGGCGACGGCGACAGGCGGACATCACCCCCAAGGGCACGGTCCCGATCGCGACCAGGGCCAGGCTCGTCGGCTCCGGGATCGGCGCGACGGCCAGGCCGTAGGTCGGCCCGAACCCCGAACCGAGGGCCCCCAGGAACGTCGCCTCGGCGGTCGTCAGGTCGATCGTGTACAGGCCGGCCACCCCGTCGACCGTTAGCAGCGCCCGGGCGGTGTTGACCCCGACTGCCGTCGACTCGATGTCGAAGCCGACGAACTCGTCGAAGTCCAATACCGAGCCGGCGAGCATCAGCTCACCGATCGACTCCAGTCGGCCGGTGTTGTTGTCCAGCGTCGCCAGGACGTCGAGGCCGTAATCGAGGACGTACTGCTGCGTCGTCCCGCCGAAGTTGGAACGGAGGCTGTTGGTGTAGGCGTTCTCGATCACCAGCGGCGTGAACGCCTCGTTCGGATCCCCCGGCACGTAGAACAGGTTTGTGACCGCGTTCGCCGTGCCGGTTTCCGGGTTGTAGACGAGGTTCTGGGTGCTGTCGGTGACGACCCGGAGGCGGTCGATCGTCGGGTTCCAGTCCATCCCGAGGAAGAAGGTGTTCGTGGTGGCGCCGACGTCCGGGGCCGTCGCCAGGGTGAGCGCGGCGGTGCTCAGGTCGACGGTGAAGTAGGAGTCGGTGAGGTCCTGGTAGCCGTAGAGCTGGCCGGTCGACGGGCGGAAGTCGATCGAGTCGAGGCCGTCGAGGGGGCCGCCAAAGAAGCCGACCCGGGAGACGTCGCCGGGGTCGTCGGTCGAGTAGCGGAGCAGGGAGAGGCCGCCGTCGCCGATCGAGT carries:
- a CDS encoding YybH family protein translates to MPTLVEDLPMNRPTPSRAARLTALATLAALLTPDVGPACPVAPTAERPQENADVEADTDLDSPEARREDRESIRAAMRSFEAAFEARDAEALASHWTAQGEYLDEGGKRIRGRAALRAGFAAFFAATPEVTAEVRPGPIRFLSDGTAIEEGAVAVRRGPAEPETRAAYSALLVREGGRWLMAQLEESPGGGPSVGDLAWLVGEWRSAAGEAAEIRTTYEWAPGEAFLQAKFTLKERAMDLGGTQVIGHDPETGALHSWTFEAGGGIGEADWHPDGDHWVLEAAGTLTDGRTLFETNILRRVDDDTFTWQSIGRLLEDVELPDLPPVKVTRVEPQE
- a CDS encoding DUF1254 domain-containing protein produces the protein MSALQSTSICSLTAMPPAATAAQGRGPISPEEAHRIGTAPDIYGDPRVTMELTRRVMTNVASPTGSDAPMGRFAHLRACPTPEDTAVTAPNADTPAPLAWLDPSDGPHAPRVPDAGARDFLKPMLGGWTDVFQVPGSRTAGTGAQPDAITGPGGGGTAEVNGRNFSAKAGLHGTNYPQWAFVTAIGLGANRPQDALYPFTAEDGSWTPPDVSKAD
- a CDS encoding WD40 repeat domain-containing serine/threonine protein kinase, giving the protein MPLDPSRVQRVFLEVVELPDPEGYPDALDRACGADSELKGRVEALLRAHHRPDARLDRPIADEAVPGPGPLGSGSWYAGDETTARPSAPAPAEGRRSEPEFDLDRILGRPARREEAVRPAAVVDGYEVQGELGRGGMGVVYKARQVVLDRPCVLKMILGGVHARPEAAARFLVEAQSIARLHHPNIVQIYHVGEWDGLTFLELEYVEGGGLDRVLDGTPWEARRAAGLVEPLGRAVAEAHRREVVHRDIKPANILIAADGSPKLSDFGLAKALGVDSGLTATEAIMGSPSYMAPEQAEGKTRHSGPKADVYSLGAVLYELLTGRPPFKGATLLETLEQTRSVEPIPPSRLVPGVPRDLETIALKCLQKDPARRYESAGALADDLSRFLAGEPIVARRVSAAERAWRWCRRHPSPAALTAAVVLVAALGLIGVLWQWQEAVRARDLAATRATAEADARRQAEASLVELYAASGIAAGDQGDYGRAALWFANAARKAEADPDRRSSNAIRSRTWGDRAIRPLRAVVADGAWPGGLRFHPGGHFLLSKTVIGGSTRDAEHSLWDLDRERPIPFPGGPDSATAASWSPDGSRIAFAGEDEQGGVVLRPFPDGGPPTRIPFPGRIRLLEFGDGGRLLAIAGGNVARVWDVRAGAFASPALEHPEAVTTLAIHPEGRSLATGCLDQQARLFALPKEDGEPTWPPVRHLQAGSRGPWDRLFFAPPMFVDGGRGLITWGGEGDLTWRSTATGEVTRTLESPELSGRIAGVEASPDGRYVAAFGHMLPANVRVFELSSGEPVGPILEHENTISGVCFSPDGRTLLTGSTDNTARLWSVPDGTPLARPLDLHRAVQLVAFAPGGRAIATQDGDLIRLWGLPRQAAPKARLPLDNPASFVSISPDGTLAIPTGVSFEPDRGLRSVRAYRISTGRPAGPGFPAGGVVIDAAFSPDGRSVAVLGSGAGGPGEGPSASCWDWSTGRRRWRSGLPSEPRSLAYRPDGRRLAVLCGGGELLVFDPADGREVRRWQAHEPEPAHHWVNNGEARYSPDGRSILTWGMGNDLRAWEADSGRPRFAPISHEDKCHDVRFSPDGLLLATASYDGSVRVRDVETGATVAELPEHPDIVYSAAFSPDGRLLATACRDREVRVWDWEAGRLACPPFEHEKDAVEAVFSPDGRLVLSVGNDATARAWDWRSGKPLMPPLRLDGNPMSIVAAPDGRHAVVGGFLGALAVIDLSGLAPGDAVDPVALCHQAELLSGQRLHDGGGTVNLSADEWLERWRGSRGRTIEAMASP
- a CDS encoding ECF-type sigma factor, whose protein sequence is MEHRHGDAPATLNPRASEAPLAASDLLPLVYDELRRLAARRLSHVPPGQSLQATALVHEAYLRLVGDGPGPLWDGRGHFFAAAAEAMRRILVDRARAKRRLKRGGGLHRVDLDDPPGPDPDEQLLALDDALDRLAGEDPVAAKVVELRQFAGLGHEEVAAGLGITVYLARKKWTYARAWLRDDLGD
- a CDS encoding HAD family hydrolase, encoding MSRILFALTLAIVAAASSPAAGREEPLPSWVDGPTKRAILEFVGRVSDEAGPGFVPVADRIAVFDNDGTLWCEQPVYVQAVFIRDRVRALAERHPGWRETPPYSAVLDGDRDALAALGEKGVAELVSATHAGMTVEEFRRIAEDWIALAEHPRFDRPYTGCVYQPMLELLGYLRSHGFKTFIVSGGGVEFMRPWTGPVYGIPPEQVVGSTIRTAYREVDGRAELVRLPEIDFIDDKAGKPVGIGRHIGRRPIAAFGNSDGDYEMLRYATEGPGPRLGLIVHHTDADREYAYDRDSPVGRLDRALDEAADRGWVVADMARDWARVFPPPSSADARPPGEAGVPATPTGPIRPEMP
- a CDS encoding DUF4394 domain-containing protein, whose amino-acid sequence is MNLRAITPIVAALLGLAAAGPAGGATVYSIGDGGLSLLRYSTDDPGDVSRVGFFGGPLDGLDSIDFRPSTGQLYGYQDLTDSYFTVDLSTAALTLATAPDVGATTNTFFLGMDWNPTIDRLRVVTDSTQNLVYNPETGTANAVTNLFYVPGDPNEAFTPLVIENAYTNSLRSNFGGTTQQYVLDYGLDVLATLDNNTGRLESIGELMLAGSVLDFDEFVGFDIESTAVGVNTARALLTVDGVAGLYTIDLTTAEATFLGALGSGFGPTYGLAVAPIPEPTSLALVAIGTVPLGVMSACRRRRRRRASRPVPTGDDGG